From the genome of Uranotaenia lowii strain MFRU-FL chromosome 1, ASM2978415v1, whole genome shotgun sequence, one region includes:
- the LOC129737769 gene encoding uncharacterized protein LOC129737769: MSREENGKKSCNEREHYSKIGDYQKKGYCHRATPEELKSFDPRRTWYLPLGAVTNPKKPEKIRLIWDAAAKVDGISLNSMLLKGPDQLNALPNVLFRFRQYPVAVCADIKEMFHQIRVRKEDQCSQLFLWRDNPEQCPETFVMDVATFGSTSSPATAQFVKNTNAQRFLAEYPVAVDNIVSGHYVDDYCTSFATVEEAQKISHQVREIHRHGGFELRNFCSNDLNVLRFLGEQEINTVKNLNPPKEVTTERVLGILWESERDQLLFPTTMPHRLTQLIETGSKPTKRLILKCVMTLFDPLGLLASYLVFGKMLIQEVWRKGFGWDDEVDEEIFSLWKKWTDMLGHINKIRIPRSYFDEAAKTVELHTFVDASESACACVCYFRFVNSFGKVQVVLIAAKSKVAPLKPWSVPRLELQGCLMGARLARFVQEGHSLCITKRTLWTDSRTAISWINGDPRKYTRFVAFRLTEITELTNGNEWRWVPSRQNPADEATKWSKSSSSSSKQSLWFTGPAFLSLPEEEWPEQRVAPENETDVELRSSYFHREIVTGCIKREELQLAENTLLKMTQWEAFPDEMVILTKNQKSSPNSGLQVAKSSSIYKLSPRIDAGGLLRMDSRIGVARKVPDDMKYPILLPKNNYVTFLLLFDLHCKFNHANNETVVNEARQRFYIPALRQQIKLVRKKCQFCKVYKSQPIAPRMAPLPAARLSPQVRPFTYVGLDYFGPLLVKVGRNRVKRWVALFTCLTIRAVHLEVIFNLSTESCILGIRRFISRRGAPVEFHTDNGTNFQGAERVLREQINAGLETTFTNTTTASRIVRYYTQNLQNDSSLITFMVLLRIAPLINVLLLEIA, translated from the coding sequence ATGTCTCGAgaggaaaatggcaaaaaatccTGTAATGAAAGAGagcattattcaaaaattggaGACTACCAAAAGAAGGGCTATTGCCATCGTGCCACACCAGAAGAATTGAAATCGTTTGATCCCCGACGCACGTGGTACCTACCGCTAGGAGCGGTAACTAATCCCAAAAAACCAGAAAAGATACGGTTGATCTGGGACGCCGCTGCAAAAGTTGATGGAATATCACTTAATTCGATGCTGCTTAAGGGGCCAGATCAACTGAATGCTCTGCCAAATGTACTTTTCCGTTTCCGGCAATATCCTGTGGCCGTGTGCGCAGATATAAAGGAAATGTTCCACCAAATACGCGTTCGAAAGGAGGATCAGTGTTCTCAGCTTTTCCTATGGCGGGACAATCCGGAACAATGTCCCGAAACATTTGTGATGGACGTTGCAACATTCGGGTCCACGAGCTCTCCAGCAACAGCCCAGTTTGTGAAGAACACCAACGCTCAAAGGTTTTTAGCCGAATATCCAGTTGCTGTTGATAACATCGTTTCTGGGCACTATGTGGACGACTATTGTACAAGTTTTGCCACTGTTGAGGAAGCGCAAAAGATTTCGCACCAGGTGCGCGAAATTCATCGGCATGGTGGATTTGAGCTACGCAACTTTTGCTCAAATGATTTGAACGTTTTACGCTTCTTAGGTGAGCAAGAAATAAACACAGTGAAGAATCTAAATCCTCCAAAGGAAGTAACAACCGAGCGTGTTCTTGGAATCCTTTGGGAGTCAGAACGGGATCAGCTTCTTTTTCCAACAACAATGCCGCATAGATTGACGCAGCTGATCGAAACAGGAAGTAAGCCCACCAAGCGCCTTATACTGAAATGCGTTATGACACTTTTCGACCCATTGGGGCTGTTAGCCTCTTACCTGGTCTTCGGGAAAATGCTCATCCAGGAAGTGTGGAGAAAAGGTTTTGGTTGGGACGATGAGGTCGATGAGGAAATTTTCTCTCTGTGGAAAAAGTGGACTGACATGTTGGGCCATATCAACAAGATCCGGATTCCTCGAAGTTATTTCGATGAGGCAGCAAAAACCGTAGAGCTGCACACCTTTGTAGACGCCAGCGAAAGCGCCTGTGCTTGTGTCTGCTACTTCCGCTTCGTGAATTCGTTTGGGAAAGTACAGGTTGTACTGATTGCGGCCAAGAGCAAAGTTGCCCCACTTAAACCATGGTCCGTGCCTCGTTTGGAGCTTCAAGGCTGCTTGATGGGCGCACGCTTAGCTCGTTTCGTCCAAGAAGGTCATTCCTTGTGCATCACCAAACGTACACTATGGACCGATTCCAGGACGGCGATAAGTTGGATAAATGGAGATCCTCGCAAATATACGCGGTTCGTAGCCTTTCGGCTTACCGAAATAACGGAACTTACAAACGGGAATGAATGGAGATGGGTGCCGTCCCGCCAGAACCCTGCCGACGAAGCAACGAAATGGAGTAAGTCATCGTCCTCATCTTCGAAACAAAGCCTCTGGTTCACGGGTCCCGCGTTCTTGTCACTTCCTGAAGAAGAATGGCCGGAACAAAGAGTGGCTCCAGAAAATGAAACTGATGTCGAGCTACGTAGCAGTTACTTCCATCGTGAAATTGTTACAGGATGTATTAAAAGAGAAGAACTCCAGTTAGCAGAAAATACACTTTTAAAAATGACTCAATGGGAGGCGTTTCCTGATGAAATGGTCATATTGACAAAGAACCAGAAAAGCTCGCCAAATAGTGGCTTACAAGTCGCCAAAAGCAGTAGTATTTACAAACTTTCTCCACGAATCGATGCTGGTGGTCTGCTACGAATGGACAGCAGGATCGGAGTAGCACGCAAAGTTCCTGACGATATGAAATATCCGATTTTACTACCCAAGAATAACTACgttacatttttgttattgtttgatCTACACTGCAAATTTAATCACGCCAATAATGAGACTGTAGTCAACGAAGCCAGACAACGTTTCTACATACCAGCATTGCGACAACAAATCAAAttggtccgaaaaaaatgtcaattctGTAAAGTCTACAAAAGCCAACCAATAGCCCCCAGAATGGCTCCCCTCCCTGCGGCCAGGTTGTCACCTCAAGTTCGCCCTTTTACCTACGTAGGCCTGGACTACTTCGGACCCCTTCTGGTTAAAGTTGGCAGGAACCGTGTGAAAAGGTGGGTGGCCCTGTTCACCTGCCTTACCATAAGGGCTGTTCATTTGGAGgtaattttcaatttgtctACTGAATCCTGTATTTTGGGAATACGCCGTTTCATAAGTCGCAGAGGGGCTCCTGTAGAATTTCATACAGATAACGGAACTAATTTCCAAGGTGCAGAAAGAGTGCTACGGGAACAAATAAACGCGGGGCTCGAAACGACGTTCACCAACACAACAACAGCTTCCCGCATAGTAAGATACTATACTCAGAATCTTCAGAATGATTCATCTCTGATAACATTTATGGTACTGCTTCGAATTGCGCCTTTGATAAATGTGCTCTTGCTAGAAATAGCTTAA